CGCAAGTCGCTGCGCCTGTTGGGCAGCGTGGGCGAGCCCATCAACCCGGAGGTCTGGCGCTGGTTCCACGACGTGGTGGGCGAGGGCCGCTGCCCCGTGGTGGACACCTGGTGGCAGACGGAGACGGGCGGCATCCTCATCGCGCCGCTGCCCGGCGCGACGCCCGCCAAGCCCGGCAGCGCCACCCTGCCCTTCTTCGGCGTGGAGCCGGTGCTGGTGGATGAAGAGGGCCGGAAGCTGGAAGGCAACGGCGTCAGCGGCAACCTGTGCCTCGCGCGCTCGTGGCCGGGCCAGGCGCGCACGCTGTACGGGCACCACTCGCGCTTCGTGGAGACGTACTACGCGCGCTTCCTGCCGCTGTACTTCACCGGCGACGGCTGCCGCCGCGACGAGGACGGCTACTACTGGATCACCGGCCGCGTGGACGACGTGCTCAATGTGTCCGGCCACCGCCTGGGCACCGCGGAGGTGGAGAGCGCGCTCGTCGCCCACGAGGCCGTCGCCGAGGCCGCCGTGGTGGGCTTCCCGCACGACCTGAAGGGCACGGGCGTGTGCGCCTTCGTCACGGTGAAGCCGGACTTCGTGCGCACGCCGGACGAGAAGATGGTGGGCAGCCTGCGCGAACAGGTGCGGCACGTGATTGGCCCCATCGCCACGCCGGACCGGGTGGTGCTGGTGTCGGGCCTGCCCAAGACGCGCTCCGGGAAGATTCTTCGCCGCATGCTCCGGAAGATCGCCGGTGGCGAGACGGAGAACCTGGGTGACGCGAGCACGCTCGCGGACCCCGCCGTGCTGGATGAGCTGCTCACCAAGGGCCTGCCTCCGGGCCCGCGCCGCTGAAGTCCCTTTCACGCTTCGCAAGGAGGAAAACCGATGCACGGCAATTCCAAGGACGAGGCGTTGAAGGCGCTCGCCGCCAGGCGCTGGCGCGTGGCCGGCGCGCTGACGGTGGCGATGATGGTGGCCTACCTGGGCTTCATCCTGCTGGTGGCCTTCAACCGGCCGCTGATGGGGCACCAGCTCGTGCCGGGGCTGTCCGTCGGCATCGTGCTGGGGGCGCTCACCATCCTCTTCGCCTGGGTGCTGACGGGCGTCTACATGAGCTGGGCCAACAAGAAGTACGACAGCGCGCTCGACGAGCTGCGCCGCTGAGAGGCCAACCATGAATCCCACGACCGCGGGCACGCAGCTTGGCCAGCCCAACACCACGGCCATCGTCTTCTTCCTTCTCTTCGTCAGCATCACGCTGGCCATCACGTACTGGGCGGCGCGCAAGACGAAGACGACGTCGGAGTTCTTCGCCGCCGGTGGCGGCATCAGCGCGGGGCAGAACGGCTTCGCGCTCGCCGGCGATTTCATGAGCGCCGCCAGCTTCCTGGGCATCGCGGGGCTCGTGGCCACGTCCGGCTTCGACGGGCTCATCTACTCCGTGGGCTGGCTGGTGGGCTGGCCCGTGGTGACCTTCCTCATCGCGGAGCCCCTGCGCAACCTGGGCAAGTACACGTTCGCGGACGTGGTGGCCTACCGCCTGAAGCAGACCCCGGTGCGGCTGTCCGCCGCGGTGGGCACGCTCACCGTCGTCGTCTTCTATCTGATTGCCCAGATGGTGGGCGCGGGCAACCTCATCCGCCTGCTCTTCGGCCTCTCCTATGAGACGGCCGTCGTCATCGTGGGCGCGGTGATGATCCTCTACGTGCTCTTCGGCGGGATGATCGCCACCACGTGGGTGCAGATCGTGAAGGCGGTGCTGCTCCTGGGCGGCGCGACGGCGCTGGCCATCTCGGTGCTGTGGCGATTCGGCTTCAGCCCGGCGGCGCTCTTCAGCGAGGCGGCGAACCGCTACGGGCCGGAGGCGCTGGCGCCGGGCAAGCTGGTGTCCAACCCGCTGGAGACCCTCTCCCTGGGCCTGGCGCTGATGTTCGGCACGGCGGGCCTGCCGCACATCCTGATGCGCTTCTACACGGTGCCCAACGCGAAGGCGGCGCGCACCAGCGTCTTCTACGCCACGGGCCTCATCGGCTTCTTCTACCTGGTGACGTTCATCCTGGGCTTCGGCGCGTCCGTGCTGGTGGGCCGTCAGGCCATCGTGAGCGTGGACAAGGGCGGCAACATGGCGGCGCCCATGCTGGCGGAGGTGGTGGGCGGCACGGGCTTCTTGGGCTTCATCTCCGCGGTGTCCTTCGCCACCATCCTCGCGGTGGTGGCGGGCCTGACGCTGTCGGGCGCGGCGGCGCTGTCCCATGACCTGTGGTCCAGCGTGGTGCGCAAGGGGCACGCCCCGGAGTCGGAGCAACTCAAGGTGGCGCGCATCGCCAGCCTGGCGCTGGGCATCCTGGCCATCATCCTGGGCGTCGTCTTCAAGAACCAGAACGTGGCCTTCATGGTGGGCCTGGCGTTCGCCATCGCGGCGAGCGCGAACTTCCCCGCGCTGCTCTTGTCCATGCTGTGGAGGGGCTTCACCACCCAGGGCGCGGTGGCCAGCATGCTCACCGGCTCCATCAGCGCGGTGCTGCTCATCTTCCTGTCGCCCACGGTGCAGGTGGAGCTGCTCGGCAACGCGTCCGCCCTCTTCCCGCTGAAGAACCCGGGCATCGTCACCATCCCGCTGTCCTTCATCGTGGGCTGGGTGGTGTCGCTGCTGGCGCCGGAGACGGAGGCGGCGGCGCGGTTCGCGGAGGTGGAGCACCGCATGCACGTGGGCGCGGCGGTGACGCCGCCTCCGGTGACGGTGCCCACGGGCGTGGCGGGCACGCTGCCCCAGAAGGTTTGAAAGCTGCTCGGCGGTCCTTCACGGCATCTTCCTCGGCGTGAAGGACAGGGCGGAACCCGGGAGTTTCCAAAGGGGCTCGGGTTCCGCCTTTCTTTTTCCCCGTGACTACTTCCCGCGCGTGAGCGGGAGTACGTCGTTCACCAGGTGCACGAGCACCTTGCCGGGCTCCTCCTCGTGCACCATGTGCGCGGAGTCCTCGAACCAGACGAGCTTCTTCGACGGGGCCTGGACGGTGGCGAACCACGCGTCCAGCAGCTGCGCGGACGTGGTGCGGTCGTGCCGGCCGTGGAAGAAGACGACGGGCAGCGCGAAGCGGTTCTCCTTCGTGAGGTTCAGCTGGGTGATGGGCGCCCAGAAGGCGGCGAGGCTCAAATCCAGGCCCTCGTCGCGCGCGTCCATGTCCTTGCCGGTGACGTCCGGGCTGTAGCGCCACACCTGCGCGCCGTGCCAGTCCGGCGCGCGCCAGCCGTGGGTCTCATAGTGCATGAGCCAGCGGCGCTCCTTGTGCAGGTTGGCCAGCGTGCGCGCAGGGTCCTTCGGGTCCGGGAACGGGGCGATGGACTCCAGGTCCGCGAGGGCCTTCTTGTTGCCGTCCGCCTTCGCCGCGGCGAGCGTGGCCGCGTAGCCCAGGGCCTCGTTCCTCGGCATGTCCACGCCCTGGCCGATGCCCACGTACGCGTCGAACCAGTCCGGGTGCTTCTGGGCCAGCTTCACGCCCAGCACCGTGCCCCAGCTGTGGCCCACGAGCACGATGCGCTTCTTGCCGTACGTCTTGCGCAGGTACGCGGCCACCTCCTCCGCGTCCGCCACCATGCGGTCCACGGTCAGGGTGGGCTTCACCTTGTCTGGAGGATTGAGGGCATATGTCTTCCCCGCGCCGCGCTGGTCCCAGTGCGCCACGGTGAAGTACTCCTCCCATTCGCCCTGGTAGAAGTACGCGGTGGGCAGCGCGGTGAAGCCCGGCCCGCCGTGCAGGAAGAGCAAGAGCGGGTTGTCCTTGTGGCGCCCGCGCACGGAAATCCACTGGTCGATGCCGCCGATGCGCACGGCCTCCGCCTTCTCGATGCCATCCGAGAGCACGCTGCGGCGGGCTTCCCGCATGACCTCCTGGGGCGTGGGCGCTTCGCCCGCGGCGGCCGGGAGGGCCGTGAGCGACAGGCCGAGCAGGCAGAGGGAGACGGTGTCTTTCAGGGTCCGCATGTCCCCTGAACGGACGGCCCTCGCGTCCATTGCCTGGACGCGGGTCAGGGATGGGCGCGCAGGTGTTCCTGGAGCGACCGCAGCGGCGCCTGGTCCACGCGGATGCGTCCTCGCGTGGGGAAGTCCAGGTCCAGCAGGGTGAACATCACGGCGGTCAGGATGACCACGAACAGGCTCCAGGAGAGGAGCCCGCGGACATGCGCCTCCGGCCGGTATCCCAGGAGAACGCCGGAGCCGAGCATCCCGATGATCAGCAGGACGAAGATGGTGCGCGGGATGAGGTTGTGGGCCGCCGCGAGGCGCTCCTCGCCGACGTCGAACACGTCGTTCATCGCCTGGGTGACGAGGATGAGCACGGGGGCCTCGATGCGGGGCGCCAGCGTCTCCAGCCGGGCCCAGAGCTCCGTCTGGAGCGACTCCGACTCCTGGAGCTTCTTCGCGAAGACGGCCGGCTCGTTCGCGGCTTCGTGCCCCTCCAGGCGAAGGTCGGTGTAGCGGCGCAGCCAGGCGCGCAGCTCGCCGCGAGAGGGCTCGGGGAGATAGCCGACGCGCAGGTAGAGCGTGCCGATGGCGTTCGACTCCTTCACCACGAGTGCGCGGCGCAGCGAGTACCGGTCCGCGGCCATGGAGAAGGAGAAGGCCAGCAGCAGCGCCACCAGGCCGAGCACCGACGCCTGGAGCGCCGACACGTCGCCGAGCCCCGGCTTCCGGTGACTGAGCCGGTGGCCAGTCTCCAGGCACAGGAAGAGCAGGCCCATCACCATCAGGGCGAGCAGCCGCACGGGGATGCCGTCGAGGATTCGCATCATTCGCCGGAGCCGCTCCGCGCCATGGACAGGGCCGCGAGGAACGTCGGACCGGCACGCGCCCCTGGCAACGCGGCCTCCGGTCCAGGGCTCAGGGACGCTGTTGAACGTTCCCAGGGGGATTGCGCCTAAGCTGCGCGGCCCGTGGACCGTCCCTCCGAACAGAGCCCCCCGAGCGGCTTTCGCGCCCGCCTGCACACGATCATCTTCGAAGCGGACACCTCGGCGGGGAGGGCGTTCGACATCGCCCTGCTCTGGGCCATCGTGTTCAGCGTGGCGGCGGTGATGCTGGAGAGCGTCGCGGAGGTGCGCGCGGAGCATGCCCACGCGCTGCACGTCGCGGAGTGGGTCTTCACCATCCTCTTCGCGCTGGAGTACGTGCTGCGGCTCATCGCGGTGCGCCAGCCGCTGCACTACGCGCGCAGCTTCTTCGGCATCGTGGACATGATGGCGCTGCTGCCGTCGTTCCTGAGCGTGCTGTTCCCCGGCGCGCAGACGCTGCTGGTCATCCGCGTGCTGCGCCTGTTGCGCGTCTTCCGCATCCTCAAGCTGGGGCACCTCCTGGGTCAGGCGGAGGTGCTGCTCACGGCGCTGCGCGCGAGCCGCCCGAAGATCATCGTCTTCCTGGGCACCGTGCTGAGCATCGACGTCATCATGGGCGCGGTCATGTACATGGTGGAAGGCGAGGAGCACGGCTTCGACAGCATCCCCCGCTCCATGTACTGGGCCATCGTGACGATGACGACGGTGGGCTTCGGGGACATCACGCCCAAGACGGTGACGGGGCAGTTCCTCGCGTCCATCCTGATGGTGATGGGCTACGGCATCATCGCGGTGCCCACGGGCATCGTGTCGGTGGAGCTCGCCGCCGCCACGCGTCAGCAGGTGGATACCCAGGCGTGCCCGGGCTGTGGCGCACAGGGTCATGACCTGGATGCGCGTTATTGCAAACGCTGCGGCACGGCATTGGACTGGGGCCCCTCGCGGCCCACCGGGTGAATCTGTCTAGGATGGCCCGGCATGGCCCGCGCCATCGACACGCCCGAACTGGATGAGGAGCTGCTGGTCCACCAGTTCCCCGACATCAACCGCAAGGCGGTGGGCGCGTTCTACACGCCCGCGCCCATCGTGGAGCGCACGCTCGCGCTCGCGCTGGCGCACGTGGGCGACAGGCCGCTCACGGTGGTGGATCCGGCCTGTGGCGCGGGGGCCTTCCTCGCCGCCGCCGCACGGCACCGCCCGGACGCGAGGCTGTGCGGCCTGGAGCTGGATGAAGGCGTCGCCCGCCTGTGCCAGGCCCGGGTACCTGGCGCGGACGTGCGCGTGGGGGACGCGCTCCGGGGTGGGTTGGAGCCCCTGCTCGAACAGACGCCGGAGGGGCACGCGGAGCTATGGGTGGGCAACCCGCCCTACAACGGCACGTCCGCGGTGCTGAAGGACGCGGCCTGCTACGCGAGGCTGCGCGCCCTGGTGCCGCTGGCGATGCCACCGGGCACGAGCCTCCGGGACGACTTCGCGTTCTTCCTCCTGGTGGCCATGAAGCGGCTGACGACCCGGCCGGGAGTGCTGGCCTTCATCACGCCCGCGAGCCTGCTGGAGTCGTTCATCTACGCGCCGCTGCGCCACGCGCTGCTGCAAGCGCTCCACCTGCGCGAGGTCGTGGACCTGGGCCCGGGCATCTTCACGGGCACGCAGGTGCGCACGTGCATCACGGTGTGGACGTCGCGCGCGGACGCCAACGCCTCCGCGCCCCGCTACGAGCACAAGGGAAAGGGCCAGTGCTTCACGCCCGAGGCGCCCGAGTGGCGGCTCTCCCCCATCGCACAGGAGGCCGCCGCGCTGGACGCGGACTGGCGGGCGCGGGGCGAGCTGCTCACCACGCTCATCCCGGTGAGCCTGCCCGGGGTGAAGACGCGCTTCGATGAGCTGCTGGTGGACGCGGACCGGGAGCGGCTGCTCGCGCGCCTCCGGGCCTTCTGTGCCGCGCCCCAGGACTCACTGGAGGACTTCGCGAGGGAGCACGGATTGGAGCCCGCGCTGTTGCCCAAGCTGCGCGCGCTGAAGCAGGGGCCGGCGCTGGAGGTGGACGCAAGCCACGTGCGTCCGTTCTTCCGCTACGGCGGCGCGAGGCACCGGGGCGCGGTGCCTCCAGAGGCGAAGGCATTCTGCTACCTGGACCGGCGGCTGATTCCGCGCGGAGACCACCGGCTGCGCGGCCCGTATGATCCGCACGAGGAGGCGGTGAAGCTGCTGTTCAACGTGCGCGAGTTGCCCCTGTCCGCGGCGCTGCTGGAGGAGCCCGGCTGCGTGCACGACCACCGCCACGCGCGGTTCGCGCCGCTGTACGTGCCCCAGCGGATCCGCGACGAGGGCCTGGGAATCACCCGGGGCGCCAGGTCCCGCGAGTCGCTGGGCCCGCTGGTGCCGAACCTGTCGCCCCGGGGGAGCGTCTGGGCGGAAGGCCTGGGCGGGCCGGAGGCGGCGTTCCGCGCGGTGATGCGCTTCCTGAACGGGACGCAGGTGCAGCGCGTCTGGGCGCCCGCGTTCGGGGCTTCTCGCGTGGTGCCGGTGCCGCTGGAGGGCCCGCTGCCGGAGTGATGACTCCCCATCACCGGACGCATGCGGGGGTGGACATTCTCCAGCGAGAGGGGTGTGCGGCGGGTAGTGTGGCCCGCGCTGGGTAATCCCCATTCCTGGAGTCTCCAAGACATGACGATCCGTTCCCTGCTGGTTGCCACCGCCCTCCTCTCCACGCCCGCCCTGGCCCAGGACGCCGGGACGCCGGCCCCCGCTGACGCGGGCACGAAGCCCGCCATCAAGAAGGGCGAGACGGTGAAGGCGATGCTGAAGGACGCCCAGGGCAAGGACGTGGGCGAGGTGACGATGGAGCAGGCGCCCAAGGGCGTGCTGGTGAAGGGCATGCTGATGAACCTGCCCGCGGGCGAGCACGCCTTCCACATCCACGAGACGGGCAAGTGCGAGGCGCCGGAGTTCAAGACGGCGGGTGGCCACTTCAACCCGACGAAGAAGCAGCACGGCGCGCTGTCGCCCAAGGGCCAGCACGCGGGTGACCTGCCGAACCTCTACGTCCCGCAGGACGGCAAGGTGCAGTTCGACGTCTTCCTCGCCGACCTGAAGCTGAAGTCGCTGCTCGACAAGGACGGCTCCGCCGTCATGGTCCACGCCAAGCTGGACGACTACCGCACCGACCCGACCGGCGACGCCGGTGGCCGCATCGCCTGCGGCGTGGTGGAGAAGGCGGAGTAGTCACCGCTCCAAGGCCGATGCCTGCGCATCAGGCATCGGCCCGTTTCATCAGGACCTGGCTCGAAGCCCGGCTTGAACGGCGCCCAGTCCATCGTCGAAGCGCGTGATGAGCTTGCAGTGCAACTGCCGCAGCGCCAGCTTGACGCTGGACACATCGAAGTCATTCGAGTTCCGGTTCAGGAAAAGCGATGGCCCCGCCTCCTCTTCCAGTCGAGCCATGACGGACGCAAGCACCACCGCATCCGGGAACTGGAGCCGGATGTCTTCCGCCTCAAGGCGCGCGGCTCGAGCGATGACGTCCGCGTCGACAGGAAACACGTCCGAGCATTGGAGCACCCGCGCCCGGATGGACTCCAGTCGCTGCTCCGCGTCGGAGGTGTCCTTCACGAGAGAGGCAATCACCTCATTCCACGCATGCTGCTGGGGCTCGGAGAAACCCTCGCTCCGCTTTCGCTTTTCCAACTCCTTCGCCAATCGGCTCTGAAGGGCCTCGGCGTCGGGGATTTCGCGCCGGAGCTTCTCCGCGGGCTCGATGAAGCAAAAAGCAGGAATGCAAAGCTGGAGGGCCTTCGACTCCGCGAGATGGAGCAGTTGTTCACATGCCAGGGACTGCTCCTGCCTGAAGGCCAGTTCCAGGATGAAGTTCGTCTCGACGAAGACCCTCAAGCGTGTGCACCTCGCACCACCTCTCCCTGGGCCATGGCTCGTGGCAGTCCTGTGCGCATCAGGGGAGTACGCTTGTCCGCTCTATCGTCCGCGGAGGTCAGCTCAATAAGCCACCACGACACCAGCATGCCGAAAGCCAGGGGCCGGATGTCCTTGGGGCCAGTCCCGACGCGCTCGTAATAGGGCCCAAGGATGTGCGTGGCATCAAGCACCCACGTAGGCATGCCCCGCCCCTTCACCTTGGATGGCGCCCAGACATAGAGCTTGTCGGGTGTGACCAGCAGGAAGAACTCGCCACGAGGCCGCAGGTCGACGGACTCCAGGTTGAGCCAGTAACCCGCCGCCCATTCGCGGGTCGTGCCCAGGCGGGCTTTGACATCGGCCTGGACCTTCGCCTGTCCCGACCGGTCATAGACCGTGAAGTCGAAGTTCGATGGGGGATGAGAATGCGGTCCGGAATGCGATTCCATCATACCCCCATCATAGGCAGCGGTCTGACAACCCAGCGGGTCACACGTACCCGAACCGCCGCCGCGCGAACCACTCCGCGCCCAGGAGCGCGATGAGCGCCACCAGGTAGTACCAGCGGTCCCACAGCGGCTGGTCCTTCGCGCGCCCCACCTCCACCACCGGCGGATCCAACAGCGGCACGTCTGGCATCCCGTCCTGCGGCAGCTTGTACGCCTTGCCCTCCGTGACGCTGGCGATCTGCTCCATCAGCGTTGGCCGCACCGACGCGTCCGACAGCTCCGGGCCCACCGCGCGCACCGCCACCGCGTCCTCGCCCTTGCCCAGGTCCGTCTCGCCCTTCTTCGCGGACGCGAGCAGCTTGTACGGCCCCGGCGCCGGCGGCGCGAACTCCAGCCGCACCACGCCGTCCGCCCCCGCGGTGCCCGTCTGCACCGCCACCGGCTTCCGCGTCGCCACGGAGAACAACTCCACCCGCACCTGCGCGCCCTCCGCCGGCTGGTAGTCCGCCATCCGCGCCTGCACCACCACGCCCACCGGCCGCCCCGGCTCCACCGAAGGCGGATCCGCCGTCACCTTCAGCGTCGTCAGGTCCGGATCCCGCACCAGCCAACGCAGCGCATTGCCCCAGAAGCGGTCATACGCCCGGCTCGGAGAACCGTCCCGGTGCGCCGTGAACGCCCACGACCACGTCGCGTCCGTCGCCACCACCATCGCCCGGCCCCGCCCGTAGTCCCACACCGACACGAGCGGCGCGTTCTTCCCGTCCACCGTCATGAACGGGTGGTCCATCAGCACCGTCGCCCCCGGCCGCGCCCGCGTCAGGTTCGCGCCCGGAATGGGCAACAGCTCCCCCCACGCGCCCTCCGTGCTCGCCGCGCCCGTTCCAATGGACGTCACCGGATGCCGCAGGCCCTCCGGCGTGAGGCGCGGCTTGAACGGATCCGCGTTCGCGGGGCCCGCCGCCTCCACCGGCAGCGCCTCCATCAGCGTGGGCATCGACGCGCGCCCTTCACCCAGCACGCTGTCGCCGCCAATCATCACGAACGCGCCGCCCTCGTGGATGTAGCGCTCCAGGTTGCGCTCGTACTCCGCGATGGACAGCGAAGGGTCCGAGTAACCGAAGTTCTGGAAGATGACGACGTCGAACGTGTGCAGCTTCGTGTCGAAGATCTCCTCCATGGGGAACGGGATGAGCGACAGCTCCCGCTCGTTCGACACGCCCGGGTCATCCGACAGCGTGCGCAGGATGTAGAACGACACCAGGTCCACGTTCGCGTCCTGCTTGAGCAGCCCGCGCAGGAAGCGCTCGTCCCACGACGGCCGCCCCACCACCAGCAGCACGCGCACGCGGTCGCGAATGACTTTCAACGTGAACGAGCGGCTGTTGTTGTCGCTCACCGCTTCATCCGGGAACGTGGGCACCGTCACCGTGTAGACGAACCGCCCCGTCTGGTCCGGCGTGAAGGTGAAGGACACCGGCTTCACGTCGTCGCCGGTGGTCATCTTCACCAGCTTGCTCGCCACCGTCTTGCCCTCCTGGCTCAAGACGACGGGGATGTCCTGCCCGGAGAACCCGCGCCCGTGGATCTCCACCTCCACCGTCAGCGAGTTGCGCACGAAGGCGAAGTCATCCACCTTCAGCCCCTCCACCGACAAGTCCTTCAGCGCCTCCTGCCCCACCAGGAACGTGGACACCGGCACGCCCAGGTCCGTCAGCGCCGCGCGCGCCCGGCCCACCGCCCCGGCCTTCAGCTCCGCGTTGTCCGCGCCGTCGCTGAACAAGAGCACGCCGGACAGCTTGCGCGACCCCTGCCCTCCGGACGCCGCGGACCGCAGCGCCGCGAGCAGGTCCGTCGTGCCCGCCCGCGCCGGCTCCTGGGCCAGCTGCGCGGCCGTCACCGGAGAGAGCTCCGGGTCGACGCCGTACACCTCCACCGTGAAGCGGTCCTGCCAGGACGCGAACGTGGGCGCCGCCTTCTCCAGGAACGCCGCCACCTGCGCGCTGCGCGTGGGCCCGCCGGGCTCCGACGGGAAGTTCATGGACGCCGAGCGGTCCACCAGCACCGCCACCCGGTTCTTCATCCGCGCCACCTGCAGGTGCCGGATGCCGGGCTCCAACAGGAAGAAGAACGCCGCCACGCCCGCGCCCAGGCGCAGGCCCCACAGGAGCAGCTTGCGGCCCCGGGACGGCTCGCGGCGCACGCCCCATGCCGCCAGCGCGATGCCGAGCACCAGCCCCACGCCCAGCAGCACCAGCGCCCAGACGGGCAGCGGCGACAGGCTGACGAGCTTCCACGCGTTGAAGGACGGGGAGTTCATTCGAGGGTTCGCGCGAGGAAACGCTCGCTCAGCGCCGCTTGTTGAGGATGAGGGGCAGGTGCACCGCGTCGTCCTTGTAGTCCAGACAGAGCGCGTACATGCACAGGTTGATGCCCAGGCGGATGGCCAGCTCGCGCTGCGGCTCGCCGCCCGGGGACACGTCGAACTCGTAGTCGCCGGACTCGCTGCGGCTCCACGCGCCCGCCACGTCGTTCTGCGAATAGATGACCGCCGCGCGCTTGCCCACGCTCGCCACCAGCGGCAGCGGCTTGTGCAACAGGCGCCCCGGCGCCGCGTCCAGGAGGAAGAAGGACTTGAAGACGACGTGCGTCCCCGGCGCCTCCTTCAGCGGGCTCTGCGGCAGCACGCGCGCCATCTCCCGGCGGAAGCTGGCGTCGAAGCCGTCCCCGTCGCTGCCGTCGTTGGCGTCCCCGAACACGAAGCCGCCGTACGTCAGGTAGCGGCGCAGGTTGGACACCTCCGCGTCACTCAGCGCTGGGAAGGCCCCGTCCCCGCCGAAGTAGAGGAACGGGTACTCGAAAAGGTCCGGGCTGCTCAGCGCGAACGGGCGCGCGTCCGGCACCACCTCCACGGACGTGCGCCGCTGAAGCTCCCACGCCAGCCGGCGCAGCCCCGACAGCCGGCCGTCCCAGCGGCCTCCATGCCGGGCCACGGCGG
The sequence above is drawn from the Corallococcus sp. NCRR genome and encodes:
- a CDS encoding alpha/beta fold hydrolase, translating into MRTLKDTVSLCLLGLSLTALPAAAGEAPTPQEVMREARRSVLSDGIEKAEAVRIGGIDQWISVRGRHKDNPLLLFLHGGPGFTALPTAYFYQGEWEEYFTVAHWDQRGAGKTYALNPPDKVKPTLTVDRMVADAEEVAAYLRKTYGKKRIVLVGHSWGTVLGVKLAQKHPDWFDAYVGIGQGVDMPRNEALGYAATLAAAKADGNKKALADLESIAPFPDPKDPARTLANLHKERRWLMHYETHGWRAPDWHGAQVWRYSPDVTGKDMDARDEGLDLSLAAFWAPITQLNLTKENRFALPVVFFHGRHDRTTSAQLLDAWFATVQAPSKKLVWFEDSAHMVHEEEPGKVLVHLVNDVLPLTRGK
- a CDS encoding bestrophin-like domain; translated protein: MMRILDGIPVRLLALMVMGLLFLCLETGHRLSHRKPGLGDVSALQASVLGLVALLLAFSFSMAADRYSLRRALVVKESNAIGTLYLRVGYLPEPSRGELRAWLRRYTDLRLEGHEAANEPAVFAKKLQESESLQTELWARLETLAPRIEAPVLILVTQAMNDVFDVGEERLAAAHNLIPRTIFVLLIIGMLGSGVLLGYRPEAHVRGLLSWSLFVVILTAVMFTLLDLDFPTRGRIRVDQAPLRSLQEHLRAHP
- a CDS encoding PIN domain-containing protein, which codes for MRVFVETNFILELAFRQEQSLACEQLLHLAESKALQLCIPAFCFIEPAEKLRREIPDAEALQSRLAKELEKRKRSEGFSEPQQHAWNEVIASLVKDTSDAEQRLESIRARVLQCSDVFPVDADVIARAARLEAEDIRLQFPDAVVLASVMARLEEEAGPSLFLNRNSNDFDVSSVKLALRQLHCKLITRFDDGLGAVQAGLRARS
- a CDS encoding ion transporter, yielding MDRPSEQSPPSGFRARLHTIIFEADTSAGRAFDIALLWAIVFSVAAVMLESVAEVRAEHAHALHVAEWVFTILFALEYVLRLIAVRQPLHYARSFFGIVDMMALLPSFLSVLFPGAQTLLVIRVLRLLRVFRILKLGHLLGQAEVLLTALRASRPKIIVFLGTVLSIDVIMGAVMYMVEGEEHGFDSIPRSMYWAIVTMTTVGFGDITPKTVTGQFLASILMVMGYGIIAVPTGIVSVELAAATRQQVDTQACPGCGAQGHDLDARYCKRCGTALDWGPSRPTG
- a CDS encoding superoxide dismutase family protein → MTIRSLLVATALLSTPALAQDAGTPAPADAGTKPAIKKGETVKAMLKDAQGKDVGEVTMEQAPKGVLVKGMLMNLPAGEHAFHIHETGKCEAPEFKTAGGHFNPTKKQHGALSPKGQHAGDLPNLYVPQDGKVQFDVFLADLKLKSLLDKDGSAVMVHAKLDDYRTDPTGDAGGRIACGVVEKAE
- a CDS encoding DUF485 domain-containing protein, which translates into the protein MHGNSKDEALKALAARRWRVAGALTVAMMVAYLGFILLVAFNRPLMGHQLVPGLSVGIVLGALTILFAWVLTGVYMSWANKKYDSALDELRR
- a CDS encoding glutamine amidotransferase, whose product is MNSPSFNAWKLVSLSPLPVWALVLLGVGLVLGIALAAWGVRREPSRGRKLLLWGLRLGAGVAAFFFLLEPGIRHLQVARMKNRVAVLVDRSASMNFPSEPGGPTRSAQVAAFLEKAAPTFASWQDRFTVEVYGVDPELSPVTAAQLAQEPARAGTTDLLAALRSAASGGQGSRKLSGVLLFSDGADNAELKAGAVGRARAALTDLGVPVSTFLVGQEALKDLSVEGLKVDDFAFVRNSLTVEVEIHGRGFSGQDIPVVLSQEGKTVASKLVKMTTGDDVKPVSFTFTPDQTGRFVYTVTVPTFPDEAVSDNNSRSFTLKVIRDRVRVLLVVGRPSWDERFLRGLLKQDANVDLVSFYILRTLSDDPGVSNERELSLIPFPMEEIFDTKLHTFDVVIFQNFGYSDPSLSIAEYERNLERYIHEGGAFVMIGGDSVLGEGRASMPTLMEALPVEAAGPANADPFKPRLTPEGLRHPVTSIGTGAASTEGAWGELLPIPGANLTRARPGATVLMDHPFMTVDGKNAPLVSVWDYGRGRAMVVATDATWSWAFTAHRDGSPSRAYDRFWGNALRWLVRDPDLTTLKVTADPPSVEPGRPVGVVVQARMADYQPAEGAQVRVELFSVATRKPVAVQTGTAGADGVVRLEFAPPAPGPYKLLASAKKGETDLGKGEDAVAVRAVGPELSDASVRPTLMEQIASVTEGKAYKLPQDGMPDVPLLDPPVVEVGRAKDQPLWDRWYYLVALIALLGAEWFARRRFGYV
- a CDS encoding sodium:solute symporter family transporter, which codes for MNPTTAGTQLGQPNTTAIVFFLLFVSITLAITYWAARKTKTTSEFFAAGGGISAGQNGFALAGDFMSAASFLGIAGLVATSGFDGLIYSVGWLVGWPVVTFLIAEPLRNLGKYTFADVVAYRLKQTPVRLSAAVGTLTVVVFYLIAQMVGAGNLIRLLFGLSYETAVVIVGAVMILYVLFGGMIATTWVQIVKAVLLLGGATALAISVLWRFGFSPAALFSEAANRYGPEALAPGKLVSNPLETLSLGLALMFGTAGLPHILMRFYTVPNAKAARTSVFYATGLIGFFYLVTFILGFGASVLVGRQAIVSVDKGGNMAAPMLAEVVGGTGFLGFISAVSFATILAVVAGLTLSGAAALSHDLWSSVVRKGHAPESEQLKVARIASLALGILAIILGVVFKNQNVAFMVGLAFAIAASANFPALLLSMLWRGFTTQGAVASMLTGSISAVLLIFLSPTVQVELLGNASALFPLKNPGIVTIPLSFIVGWVVSLLAPETEAAARFAEVEHRMHVGAAVTPPPVTVPTGVAGTLPQKV
- a CDS encoding N-6 DNA methylase, with the translated sequence MARAIDTPELDEELLVHQFPDINRKAVGAFYTPAPIVERTLALALAHVGDRPLTVVDPACGAGAFLAAAARHRPDARLCGLELDEGVARLCQARVPGADVRVGDALRGGLEPLLEQTPEGHAELWVGNPPYNGTSAVLKDAACYARLRALVPLAMPPGTSLRDDFAFFLLVAMKRLTTRPGVLAFITPASLLESFIYAPLRHALLQALHLREVVDLGPGIFTGTQVRTCITVWTSRADANASAPRYEHKGKGQCFTPEAPEWRLSPIAQEAAALDADWRARGELLTTLIPVSLPGVKTRFDELLVDADRERLLARLRAFCAAPQDSLEDFAREHGLEPALLPKLRALKQGPALEVDASHVRPFFRYGGARHRGAVPPEAKAFCYLDRRLIPRGDHRLRGPYDPHEEAVKLLFNVRELPLSAALLEEPGCVHDHRHARFAPLYVPQRIRDEGLGITRGARSRESLGPLVPNLSPRGSVWAEGLGGPEAAFRAVMRFLNGTQVQRVWAPAFGASRVVPVPLEGPLPE